The DNA sequence cgggaaaaaggaggtgtgacagctctggcgactctgctggggatcgaacccagaatctctggttcagggttcagaattcgagcttagatgactgttatacttggcttttacttattatctgatttttacgtgtttgagcctaatgtgctaaatgcctctttttactgctttgatattatttggactgtatataaactgtcacgaaacccttcttctctctgagtcttctaaatcttttgggaagtgcacgctggcgtgacttcttttctgttaatgtcatatcctaatttagaacgaggatcggatcagttacaaagccggatggccttttggttaccggtacgttgcccccccgactcggctcgagttgtccgctcgggtaagccaggtctagaaccatACACCCAAGGTTTTaagcctagaataacatagcctcatgccggatccctagtaggtacgtttgtttgcatcacgtgcatttgactttggagactcaacacaggggttgggtctgtctaggacaggtgtacccaatttaAAAGACCATTCTGATGCATGTTTTAcatgctacttgtgcatttatcggtttcggcttgtatgttgaccggcttttagaatagggaaagaaaatcaagcaaAATCAAGAAGTGAGGTAGGATAGAGAAACATCCGGAAAATACCAGTGTTCAAAATATCCTGAAACTCtgtcgaatttttttttttttttttttaaaaaaaaagagagaaaagaaaaggatGAGTCTTTGAAAAAATGAGTCCTATTTTTCCACGAGTTAAAACTCacagaactacgcgggtctgattctcaccggatgtgggatacgtaggcaaacctcatcggttccggcccacaattttcaaacaatccaaaaatattttctttacctcctctttagaaagtctttcttttagaccacaatttttaaaaaatccaaaaatattttcctttacttccttctttggaaagtctttcttttagacccaaactttttaaatatatatatatatatatatatatatacacacacacaaaaatattttccttttaatttcttctcaaaatccaaaaatattttcattcttctttcaaaaattgaaaagaaaattcaagattcaaaaatattttcattttttttctttagaagtatttctttcataaattcaaaataaaattctaaaaatccaaaaatatttcctttcttgtttagaagtttttctttcgaaattccggaaaaaataaaaactcaaaaaaaaatattttctttcttctttagaagtctttcttttcaaaaattcaaaaaaaaaaaacaaatcgaaatccaaaaatattttctttcttatttataagtctttctttcagaaattagaaaaaaaagagttggtttatttcctttattcctgatcttcccgaactacgcacgatctgattcatgttcccacatgatacgtaggcaacccatatcaggttcgatcgaccaaaaaaataaaataaaaatgatgatgataataaggaccgactgagtccattctaacgtgtctcttattttgaatcatagaaaaagtttgaggtggtcggtttgtggtaaGCTGGCAACACAAGATCCAAGGAAAAAATGCCATTGACAACTGGCATCGAAGCTGTTACAAGTGCTCAAAAGACTCAGGTTCAACAAGAGTCTACTGTGGTTGAGGAAAATAGAGTACTGAAGCAGCAAATGACTGAAATGTGTCAAGCATGGGCCAATGGCCAAGGACCGCCTTTTTCTATTCATGGTTTCCCAGAGTTCACATCCATTTCGACTACTACCATTCCGGTCTCATTGCATGATCAATCTTATCCACCTGGGTTGAGTCTTTATCCCAATTGTATGACTACAGCTGGAACTTCTGTTGCGCGCTCCCAAAGTGTGCCATTGACAACCAATCAGACAACCACTACTGTTATGCCCGTCTTCACCTTCCCACAGCCGACAGTGATACAAAAGAAAACTCATGAGTCACAATTTGCTACCCAGCAAGAACAGTACCATTCTCCTGAGTACCACTCATACCTATTTGATCTTCCTACAAAAATTGAGAAGCCTGCCCAAAAGATGGCACAAGAAGAAATGACCCAAAGAATAAAAAGCTTAGAACAATAGTTGAAAAACATGCAAGGGTTGGAAGGTCAGAAGAGTATTGCCTTCAAGGATCTATGTATGTTCCCCAATGTTcgtttgccacttggtttcaagatcccaaaatttaaaaagtatgatggacacggcaaCCCCATAGCTCACTTGAAAAGTATTGCAATCAGCTAAGAGGCGTTGGAAGAAATAAAGAATTActaatggcttattttggggaaagcctgacaggggtagcctctgaatggtttatggatcaagaaacctctcactggcatgtctgggatgacatggcccaggCCTTTGTCAAACAGTTCCAATACAACATCGATATCACCCCAGACCGCAATTCCCTTTCAAACCTGAAAAAGAAACCAACTGAAAGTTTCAGGGCATATGCCATTAAATGGAGagagcaagcggctagagttaagccacccatggatgagCACGAGTTAATCACTGTCTTCCTTCAGGCTCAAGAGccagattattttcaaaacatgatgtccgcagtgggcaaatccttctcggaagcaatcaaaattggggaaatggttgagaatggccttaagacaggcaaaattataagtcaagcaGTTCTCAAAGCTGCAACTCAGGCTGTCCAGATTGAATCCGATAATTTTAGTGACACGAATGAGAAGGATGGAGAAACCATGATGACAATATGGTCGAGAAGAGGTCCTAGGAGAATATCTCGAAGGTATGAGCAGCCTCATCAGGTTTCCGATGATTCCCCTGAGCACTACTATCCACCTCAGAACCCACAATACTCTATTGCTCCACTTCAGTATATTGTCCAGCCACCAAGACACCCCAGAAGGCGAGTACCAGCACCACAAAATTTCCACCAGCTTCCACAAAATTTTCAAGTGCCCTATAACCCACATCCAAGCCAGGGGTATAAAGGGgaacaaaggttgaaagataattttacaccaataggagagtcctatgcaagtatgtttgagaaattaaagcatTATGATATGATTGCACCTATTCCTCCAAATTATGTGGACCCACGTGCAAGAAGCTTTGATCAttctaaaaggtgtgaataccattccaatgcccaggggcacaatgttgaaagttgtcgggatttgaaaagagaaatagaaaggatgATCCAGGAAAAACTGATTGTGATCCAAGATAATGACACCCAGAATATCACACAGAATCCTTTACATGCacatgatgatgcacactttgtAGGGATGATGTGTGGTGACATGGAGTATGAGAATCCTCTTGGGAACTTGCCGACTGAAATTGGAGAAGGCCATGGTGATTTTGATGAGCAAATTTGTGGCTAAATGTCAagcttagcaattgaaaagtcattccctcatcactaggaaggaatcttggtagcttgttttgatatttttttctattatctgggttattccagggtgtgatccagattttatttattttattgagtCAAACCCTTTTATCTCTCTATTTTATTTGTGTGAGTCCTCTCTGTTcgttttgttgctatttttattagcCGGGTTATTTTAGGGTCGTAACTCGGATTTCAGTTTGTTTGTCTTATTGTCAAATCCTTCTATCCGTTATTCAATAAAATACAGTTTGTCCTTGTTTCATTCTATGCTTAGTTCTTTCGCCactagttctagtgacatgacatgcatgcggaacttttggccagatcttagaaaatTGATTTAATATTGAATCGGATAatcgaaaaaaaaaaagatatttttttttagGATGAACAAAGAGTcgaaacactttggaattaagctcgagtaagttttaccttcaaatcattgtgaagATCGGGTTTGGGaaagaatcaattgaagtttgttggaaagtttgacattaaGGGATGGAAAGTGTCTTTCGACCACGACAAACCAAGAAGACAAATATGGTCATCAATGTTATGACCGCAAAAGATAATATGTTTGGCGTTCTCGAGGCTGGGAGGCCCTTTTTGTGCTACCTAAACACTTTATACCCattgttaccccttttgagcctgtgttattttcttcgaccaccctcttttggaatcaagtttagagttaaaagtccaaaaaaaaatgaaaaaaagtcCATGCCCAAAGAGTACGAACTGGGGCAACTCTTAGAAAGtacaagtaaaaaaaaaaagcataAGAAAGGAACAGTCAAAGGTCCATGCCCCCAGAAAATAAAAGACTggggcaacttgttttgaaaaaaaaagagaaaagaaaaggaaaaaaaagacaaaaaaaaaaaaagaaagatgaaaaaaaaaatagttaggacagatgtttgaactacgttagacctgattcctttaaaaagggatacgtaggcagccttacacggttcggtccaaccaaataagaattcaaaaaaaaaaaatccaaacatCCCCAATATCTGAAACTGGGGCAATgattttatttcacttttgaaagagtcgattccaagagttgtaagtgtACAACCCATCATATTGAGTCTACTTAGAGCCTCCATGCCGACCCAtctttccaaccctatccaaaaccttccaaataaagacctccctatatgccttcaagaatgccaagagaTGCGTGCAAAAAGCAGCAGTTGTCACGCGACATAGAACATTGTCAAGTTGCTCACacaagaaagcaaaagaaaaagaaaaagagaagaaaaatgagagagttttactagtgaaaaccctcacaggcactgtaaggcgacggtAAGCAGAGATGAATAAAGAAGAGAGACTGGTTGGTGAAAATTCCTCGGGGCACTATTAGTCAATAGTGAGTCGTAAAGCTGATGCAAAGGATTGGCACGAACAAACCCGACTTCAAAGGTCATAAGAATGGTAAAAGGGAAGATTGGATCAGTTTGATAGATCAGGCcgttaagtccaaaatgcatgtcatgatcattaaggctagttaccccaaaataaaaaaataaaaaaaaataattaaaaaaaactcTTCCTTCTGTCCTTCTGACAggggcatttcttgttaatacttgtttctttgcatcattgtgtccttcactctgagtcagtccttgtcaaaacaagcaagaaaagatttcaaaatctgctaccaacttttcagttgcacaaagtaaaCTCGTGCAATACGAAGGTTTCCCCCAAAAGACTATTGTCAGCCTATTTGGCTAAAGTAAGCAAAGATAACCTCAAGGTTAATCAGGGATTCCGTGTAGTACCGAACAAGGACTATGAAGTGGCACATTGTACAAAAGATACTTACCAGTTGTGATTCTCCCTGAGAGACGAAATTGCTCCAAAAGCAAAAGCCATTTAAGATATCTGAAAAGGTTATCCAAGAAAAGAAATCTCTTTTTTTgagataaggctgattgagccacaaaacACAAATGGCATTGGGAGCGAAACAATCAGGGTTGATACAGAAAGTAAAGGTCCCTTATAAggaacaacagagtctcccaaCAGTGCAGCCAACTACCAATGCAGTCAGTCTTCCAAAAGTTGGATGATTACAAAGTCAAGCCACCCAAGACTCAAGGccgcaaaccgaccaccacttttaaaactgacgaaattttctttgtttgaaacaggaacaaagcagtgcaaggaatttgggtttccaaaaaaaaaaaaaagaagaaaggaaagaaaaagaaaaaagaagagaagagccgacaaaagggaagtttctcaaatctttgcctttatttgtcttgctagtgtgcataaaatattgccattgctcttcacatttttcctcctaggataaaacgtcctagtctgatggattttctcccaataaaaatcttagtctgatgaatttttctcctaagatagaaaacctagtccgatgaattttctcctaggataaacgtcttagtctgatgaatctttctcctaagatagaaaacctagtctgatgaactttctcctaggatagaattcttagtctgatgaatctttctcctaagataataaaaaagagacctagtctgatgaactttctcctaagataaacgtcttagtctgatgaatcattctcctaagatagaaaacctagtctgatgaattttctcctaggataaacgtcttagtctgatgaatctttctcctaagatagaaaacctagtctgatgaactttctcctaggatagaattcttagtctgatgaatctttctcctaagataataaaaaagagacctagtctgatgaattttttctCCTAagtagaaaacctagtctgataaattttctcctaagataacaaaaaaggacctagtctgatgaactttctcctaggatcgagatcttagtctgatgaatctttctcctaagataacaaacctagtctgatgaactttctcctaggatagaaatcttaatctgatgaatctttctcctaagataccaaaaaatgacctagtctgatgaattttctcctaggataataagtTTAAAAAAAGGGAAgtctgaaaaaaaaaaacaaaggtcaatttttagttttcttaagttatcaatctttagttttcttgaaatcaggggtcccgcctggagaatagggtcagtttttagtttagtcaagcttagtttatagtttttcgcaagctcaatctcaaatttaggagacgcacttcctagtttgagttttTTCAGATCTTTATTTCTTTAGGAGACGCATatcctagtcgagtcttcaatTTTACTCCCATCATTGCATCATTCATCAATAGCATAGGTGATTTATAGTTCtgctaacaactcacaaatcttcctagtgcaaactggggcagaaaagtttcttttgttttgtctattttgttgtagtatcaggcgcccacctggagaatgagggaattcatttcaagtttaagtcatcaggcgcccgcctggagaatgagggaattcatttctgttttaagtcagcacaggcgcccacctggagaatgagggaatttatttcgagttttaagtcatcaggcgcccacctggagaacgagggaagtcatttaagaattcaattcaagttagaagtagcagaagctcACCTCAAGAATGCGAGTTGACAGTACGGGATgaccaaaggaagaagtctcaatccagaatttaaaaaaaaaaagaaaaaaaaaagaagtcaaTTCAAAATACAGAAGCAGATGAAAAGATATgggctgctcaagacatgactgaagtcgtAAGGTTTGCATGCCTCGTCTTGATCCGAAGAAGCTGAAGAAATGAAtctgcacctgcagctagcaagcatcaaggttcaaatcaaaagtctgcatgaagaaccattcaagactcaagatcaagcttcaaaagacttatagataggaatcttgtaactcatagctgacagGCTTAGTttgtctttttttatttttttttatgtaacAACAGGACCACAGACTGGAGCCTCGACGGAatctcactcgactcctcaacccATCATTCCATCACTCCTCTTGAACTACACGCAATCTGATTCCCTTatgacccgggatatgtaggctgtccaaaatcaggactcggttgcacccttttCCTTTGTTTATTTTCCCTTTTGAATAAAGATTTAGTAAAAaattagtcacacggctcacttttgtctttgcttgaaaactcttcatgttcccaagcaaagaggggcagctgtgagcacctaattttttaccatactTGTGATTTTTTaacactttttagtatgtaaataattttaagtttaatctacatattttaaacttaacttcatttttagtaggtttatttaagaaaattaaaaatcacaaaaattatatgttcttgattttaaaatatttagctagtatttttattttacactcttaaaaaaaatatattaattaaagcaAGAGTCAATGAGTCATTTCCATGTGGCAAGATTCTTCCttatcttttgtaacaaactcaCATGCTCTCTCTCTCAAAAAATGCACATGCCCATACACACTCTTTTTCTTGGCCACCAATTAATCCCTATACCTACACCTATATATTTTCACTCACCCAACACAAAAAAGGGGATAGATAGTGAGAGGACGGGAGAGCACTCTCTCAAAAAAGCTCTCGGCGATAGAACAACCATCGTCTCTCTCACTGCCAAAACTTTCCGGAATCCGGTGAGCCAAATAGACCACCTAGCTTCAAAAGCAAAGAGGAACCTAATCACCAAAATTCCAAAAGCCAGCCGCAACCCcctcatttttgggttttgatttcAGAAAATCGAAAAACAATACAAAAATACTTCGTCTTCTTCATTCTTGATTCGATTCTTAGTTTCTGAAACATGGAGTTTAATTGAAGTTTGGAGCTGTATTTAAGTTTGAGTCGTGTGGAGTTTGCCATTAGAGGTTTAAGTCCGAAATTCCGGTTCGATTTGTGCTGATTTCGTTTGAAGCTGTGTCAATTTTCGGCTGTAATTGTTGTTTCATTTCAATCCGTGTAATTGCCGCAACTCAATTAATCGGAAAGCTCTAACTTCAGGTTTATCTCATCTTTCTCTTTAATATTGAGTTTTCTCTATGTGTGATAAAATATAATGGGAGCCATTTAAGATAGATTTAGGATTATTGATTTTATACTCTTAAAAAAAGAATCTGAATCTGACTAATTTTGGCTCTAAATGTTTGATGTCTACTCAATACATTCAAGGCTATGATAAGCAGAGTGTAATTCTGATGATTGCATAATTTTGTagttctttgtttaattaattggCCTTAATATTTGTTACATATCTTGTAATATGCTTGGACCAAATGTTTAGTTTAGAGTACTCTTTCTGCTTCTTGTTTCATtcgtttttttgaaaattttattttttgaaaagtatTAGTAGTATAACTTTGTAGTATAATTTAGTCTTGTCTTTATGAATAAGCTACCGTTGTGAGTTTTTGTCTGTCCTTGGAATGTAGGCATTTTAACTTTGTTGGCTTATAATTTTAGCCAGTTCCATCCCAGACTCTAAGAAATAGTAATTGATGaacatcgtagtttgctttaggcgcgattaaatAAATtgtcgtgactatgggtacggttcccgtggcatagttatgatacgtaaccccaattcgagtgtgcgtttcacgtgactcgaccacaacttcaaacaataataaaaaataagcatgtcgtaaatcgcgggtaTATTTCACGTGGTACGGTTTGCGATGTGtgccaaaatgacaagtgtacgacatcgtgacttattccagaaataatttaataaataattaaaagcgattaaaaagtaaaaaatacacaataagcttttaaaacatgtattaaatcagataattaggccaattattaatagttgagcgaccgtgctaaaaccacggaactcgggagtgcctcacaccttctcccgggttaacagaattccttacccagtcttctgtattcgcggaccataaatagactcaaatttcctcgatttgggatttaaaatacatcggtgacttgggacaccataaattatttcaagtggcgactctgaaataaataaataattccatttcgattaatgtcacttaaattggaaaaactcccttatccctaTCGCCccatcgggaaaaaggaggtgtgacattagttttaacataaaatataatttatttctgttgatttagattcttaatattagttcatctcatgtttgaatatttaaccgtgattataattttatccactataaattttatttttaaagagtaaaaagatcgatGACATTCcaattttagatctttatgtttgtaaaATCATTAGTGGTATGGGCTCTTACcaacctttttctttcttttctcacacatttatattcttaaaagaAAATTTAGTTAttctttaataattgggtatattttctatattacacaaaaaattaataattaaaaaatattatttgaatagaaaaacaattcaaatataatataataatatatagaattattttctcaatttcaacgctttatgcaatttatttattttgttttggTATTGAATATTATAGAGTGGTAATGTACCACCAAtatggaggattcttatgaaattgatttgattaaaaccttcctacatatttttaataataattcaatagaCAAgattgtattaaatttaaaatattaaatatttaaagaTTTAACATAGAAGTTATTATAgtccaaaaaataaattattacagTTATATCATTTTCttatgagttcttctgtttaatattttagagctattttggtctatcaatattatattcgtgcttttataataatatatgctctcttattttaaaatggatttggacaataatacgttttcaaattaaattagaaatagaaatttttaagaagtatatcctaaaagtaataagaTTACAAGGCTAGTATCTATTCccaaaaataattatactaataggatttctaaaggtaatcatgtaggatttctAACGTGTAATATTATgccctaaaactaataggattacaaggctaATGTCTCGAATTCcgattatgtccttttattatgagttattatgcttaatactaaaaggttatttttgtaatccaatattttattcatatttttataataactagtctctATGTACGTGAGTTGTACATATATTTTTTGTCAGATATTATAACACGCGTGCCgaaagtaataaataaattaattcaaGTCAATACACAAGAAACACACAAGAAAAAATCTAAGAAACACACACACAACATAATCCTAATCACCATTTACATATAGTATCTGATATTCATAtacaaaatataattatatatctAAAACAATGAAAATTATTGTATCATGTATAAATCCAACAATGCATGAATATGTAATAGCAAATAGTACTTATCAGATAAAATCATTAAATCCGTAGAAGtgaatgaaataaataaaaagagaTAAAATTACCTTATTCATTAAGAGTCAAGCTTTTGAATTTTTTCGGGAAATACTAATCACACTAACTACAAGAGAGCATATGTAAAAGTTAGATAGCGAAAAAAAGTAATTTAAGAAATATTCATTCTAAGAGGTTTGTTCTCACGCAACCATACCATAGGCTAACAATAGAAAGCACAAAAAGTAGTAATATATTCCTGTTCAAATTGAGAATGTATAACCAACAACCGACTCCTATTCAAATTTTGAGTCCTACATCGAAAGAGTCTCCACAGAGATAAaagtttagttgattttaaattttaatattatcAGTTCTATCCAAATCAAGTTAGTTTTTTGAATGAATGATTTAATTTTGTAAGGGCATAAAAGTCAGTCAATATTTCGGGTATATTTTCGTCGattaatatttaatattctaaaatttgtatttttataataataatatagatagatatatatatagatggATAGATAGATAAATGGATAGATAGGGAAGAATACATTTTCTATTTCTTTTATATTCATTATTTGAATTTGGAACCGATTAAGGATAAAAGAAAAACCGTATCCTTCCAACAATAATCCCTTGGTGATAATATAATatgtactttaaaaaaaaaaggaggaaGACGAATTAATTGCTCTTTTCCTCGTGAAGGTGGAAAATGGTAGAGGGTGGAGGTGTAATAAATGAAAGAGGTTTGGGAAGAATGGGACATGCGCAGAAATAGGAAAAGACAGCGTCGAATAACGTAAGAAAAAGACCCAATCATAGAATAAAGAGGCACCCTCTCTTTTTTCGTGCAACATCAAGTCCTGACTCACATGATTTTCCTCCTTTACTTTTTCCGTATAAAAATAAGttctttattttaatatttattttaaaataaaaggcGATGTATTGGATGAAGTATTATCTAAATTATACATATTTTATCTAAATTATACACACTTTTCGTACATATTTCTACaattgaaaataatttagctttaaactcttcattttacccttaatgaaaaatttttataaccacacaaatgtcatggccctaCA is a window from the Nicotiana tomentosiformis chromosome 10, ASM39032v3, whole genome shotgun sequence genome containing:
- the LOC138900538 gene encoding uncharacterized protein; protein product: MAYFGESLTGVASEWFMDQETSHWHVWDDMAQAFVKQFQYNIDITPDRNSLSNLKKKPTESFRAYAIKWREQAARVKPPMDEHELITVFLQAQEPDYFQNMMSAVGKSFSEAIKIGEMVENGLKTGKIISQAVLKAATQAVQIESDNFSDTNEKDGETMMTIWSRRGPRRISRRYEQPHQVSDDSPEHYYPPQNPQYSIAPLQYIVQPPRHPRRRVPAPQNFHQLPQNFQVPYNPHPSQGYKGEQRLKDNFTPIGESYASMFEKLKHYDMIAPIPPNYVDPRARSFDHSKRCEYHSNAQGHNVESCRDLKREIERMIQEKLIVIQDNDTQNITQNPLHAHDDAHFVGMMCGDMEYENPLGNLPTEIGEGHGDFDEQICG